Proteins co-encoded in one Aspergillus luchuensis IFO 4308 DNA, chromosome 6, nearly complete sequence genomic window:
- the TSC2 gene encoding putative GTPase activating protein (Tsc2) (COG:D,T;~EggNog:ENOG410PJ9T;~InterPro:IPR016024,IPR018515,IPR024584,IPR027107, IPR000331,IPR035974;~PFAM:PF03542,PF11864,PF02145;~TransMembrane:3 (o653-674i993-1011o1086-1104i);~go_component: GO:0005634 - nucleus [Evidence IEA];~go_function: GO:0005096 - GTPase activator activity [Evidence IEA];~go_process: GO:0043547 - positive regulation of GTPase activity [Evidence IEA];~go_process: GO:0051056 - regulation of small GTPase mediated signal transduction [Evidence IEA]): MSSDDAQSPYYTKHAASSFVDVLKSLSISRPKSPSPISLHDSSDSLSHSSDGRRISRTVLGFDSMHRGSVVSSSSDTSGARDFDTAVRTLAQRQSLGHAVEEAEQISKSLQWFTPEQSLALWEAGAYLFHHESSPEARRSGSMLLEAVAARQDLSPAARRIVFDSIAKPSDNDVVPARVQSLIALSDHGRKLEFAASSILPVISSCLLPLYELVSSARLKARKTKVGKTNGLGYDGAVLDDLLQFAIDLITLQRKPPSDEEVQTLLDQTFTICRKTSVAADIKNSLGVFDAVILYADVPDGSFVPMLEVLCSIHASVKSLSGPTSRAVRNLAKSRRQSEMMDNLYAFLRESCGENSRNLNVVRGAVYVFMDLVRAYGQDGIPRFQFGHLIESLQVVVKKDDGRLEADILELCLNVLEGDYVHTAMENDWSEFVNLLNTCSLRAVDEHEESPFTMPDAQPRGSVLDDTRSNILASTIQIASTLEALWDRLNHQQRLDATRFLMNACRHIEPPQAELVLNTIRTEGFCSPESPDWVQQNQRLIRCFIRSRSKPSDVRILALDTVKDSFSTYDSLVLFQEQGLLDLMLERFAEEDDILFLESLVSFLVDTSVLVSDNESFKRLVTVLSSPMSKDLDKEGMIGSETSTTLSSERRSFSSVMELSLANICTIGLVRMFLRSLNMSATKAALVYEALLNIAQCSERPVDSRLTSLKLLFRLRCDSSGSITVTSVSEQDFMMNVSGRNVEAGSKQQGDPAGEHIVDSEQGRPAAHARHSAREPSVLSRSSGRNPSIPIRTSRLTPPLWTFATPQALPEAPPDESSPFVYAYATPETSHHIESEPAQKVALKANMWLETVISLLQRESNWDLYSYVLTHLASQLQNKDLFSNAVPQIKLLRSILCDQVKNDTFREPPPSTGGKKTDVAGYIFEFLCSLVSYHEHFAKSEEDELVRAFMMGIIGSWGGTSRGCIHALSVCCHEIPLSVTKSLNGILDKMSKVITMSNLAVHILEFLALLARLPDVYINLREEEIRTVFGICIRFLQTSREQRFKASESPTRNVQVPTRLGSGVRDTMASPAESSDSSLQDGMSRYIYTLTYHVMIFWFLSLKLQDRAKHVNWITSRLIYRDEHGRETVEEPSQVFIDLMQRAAFSDLGDTIPYPTFPPTPEDGPAVKKSWIVGMSIVTVETAGVSGLTQVTKRQASGTTYAMFQQRTAPVLPHQVPPTPDAHLHSDTMRTAVLPSHIMLQLTTTAFPTPTVMQPIPLPDDDITRRALNTFDRNDIVDGHKIGVIYIDNGQTTEAEILSNTSGSPDYEYFLSKLGTKVPLQGARFNTQGLHADFDGQFTYAWRDRVTEIVYHVPTMMPTNFDNDPSCINKKRHIGNDFVNIVFNRSNTPFNFNTIPSQFNFVNIVINPVCRLTNDPNSAESGRTDFENMFYQVKVMSKPGFPEISPAAVPKLISGKNLAPFVRILALNASVFSLVWHSQGGEHISSWRNRLREIKRLRERALGNQAQSSEAAEGTYPGQRRNTKANIFSEEVPSRNTSVRTDFATDWNAAADTNILQNLDFSRWGR; this comes from the coding sequence ATGTCTTCTGACGATGCTCAATCCCCGTACTATACCAAGCACGCAGCATCAAGTTTTGTCGACGTACTCAAGTCACTAAGCATTTCCCGCCCAAagtcaccttctccaatcTCGCTCCACGATAGCAGTGATTCCTTATCGCATTCATCGGATGGACGCAGGATCAGTCGGACTGTACTGGGATTTGACTCAATGCATCGCGGTAGCGTCGTATCCAGTTCATCCGACACCTCTGGTGCACGGGATTTCGATACGGCAGTCCGAACATTGGCTCAGAGGCAGTCTCTAGGCCACGCTGTAGAAGAGGCGGAACAAATATCAAAGTCACTCCAGTGGTTCACTCCGGAACAATCGCTTGCTCTTTGGGAAGCCGGGGCGTATCTTTTCCACCATGAAAGCTCACCCGAAGCTCGACGGAGCGGTTCGATGTTGTTGGAAGCCGTTGCCGCACGGCAAGACCTGTCTCCCGCAGCGCGGCGCATCGTCTTCGATTCAATAGCAAAACCATCAGACAATGACGTTGTTCCCGCGCGTGTGCAGTCCTTGATAGCTCTATCGGATCATGGCCGAAAATTAGAGTTTGCAGCCTCGTCCATTCTCCCTGTGATATcgtcttgcttgcttccatTATATGAATTGGTCTCATCTGCGCGGTTGAAAGCTAGGAAAACCAAAGTTGGCAAAACAAATGGGTTAGGATACGACGGCGCTGTATTAGATGACCTCCTACAGTTTGCGATCGATCTTATCACACTACAACGCAAGCCACCAAGCGACGAAGAGGTACAGACGTTGTTAGATCAGACTTTCACGATTTGCCGGAAGACAAGCGTTGCCGCTGACATCAAGAACTCCCTGGGCGTTTTTGATGCTGTAATACTCTATGCAGACGTTCCGGATGGAAGCTTCGTTCCTATGCTTGAAGTATTATGCAGCATTCATGCATCTGTCAAATCGTTGTCCGGTCCGACGTCGAGAGCTGTGCGGAATCTAGCAAAGTCTAGAAGGCAGTCCGAGATGATGGACAACCTATATGCGTTTCTAAGGGAGTCCTGCGGTGAAAACTCTCGTAACCTCAACGTTGTTCGGGGAGCGGTTTATGTTTTCATGGATCTTGTGCGCGCGTATGGTCAAGATGGGATACCCAGATTCCAGTTCGGACATCTGATAGAGTCGCTCCAGGTTGTTGTAAAGAAGGACGATGGCCGGTTGGAGGCAGATATCTTGGAGCTGTGTTTGAATGTTTTGGAAGGTGACTACGTTCACACGGCCATGGAAAATGACTGGAGCGAGTTTGTGAATTTATTGAATACATGCTCTCTTAGGGCCGTTGACGAACACGAAGAATCCCCCTTCACAATGCCTGATGCGCAGCCGCGCGGCAGCGTGTTAGATGACACACGGTCTAACATCCTTGCAAGCACCATTCAGATTGCATCTACCTTGGAAGCGCTTTGGGATCGCTTAAATCATCAGCAGCGGCTAGACGCCACCCGTTTCCTAATGAATGCCTGTCGACATATCGAGCCTCCCCAGGCTGAGCTCGTTCTCAACACTATCCGCACCGAAGGATTTTGCTCCCCGGAGAGCCCGGATTGGGTACAGCAGAACCAACGTCTCATCCGATGCTTCATCCGCTCCCGCAGCAAACCATCCGACGTTCGAATCTTGGCTTTGGATACTGTGAAGGATTCTTTCTCAACATACGATTCTCTGGTTCTCTTCCAGGAACAGGGACTCCTTGACCTCATGCTGGAAAGGTTTGCTGAGGAGGacgatattttatttctagagTCGTTGGTCTCTTTTCTTGTCGACACTTCTGTGCTCGTCAGTGATAACGAAAGTTTTAAACGTTTGGTGACAGTGTTAAGCTCGCCCATGAGCAAAGACCTGGACAAAGAGGGTATGATCGGCTCCGAGACTTCGACAACTTTGTCTTCGGAACGCCGTTCTTTTAGCAGTGTTATGGAGCTTTCCTTGGCCAATATTTGCACTATTGGACTTGTCAGGATGTTTCTCCGATCCCTAAACATGTCAGCGACTAAGGCGGCTTTGGTGTATGAAGCACTTCTGAACATAGCTCAATGCTCAGAGCGGCCGGTGGACTCGCGTTTGACATCACTGAAGCTACTATTTCGACTCCGATGCGATTCGTCAGGCTCGATTACCGTGACCTCCGTCTCTGAACAAGATTTCATGATGAACGTTTCCGGGCGAAATGTTGAAGCAGGCTCAAAACAACAGGGTGACCCGGCCGGTGAACATATCGTTGATAGCGAACAAGGGCGACCAGCAGCCCATGCAAGGCATTCGGCTCGGGAGCCATCGGTGCTTTCTAGGTCGTCCGGACGTAATCCAAGCATTCCCATTCGGACCTCAAGACTGACGCCTCCTCTTTGGACCTTCGCTACCCCGCAGGCCCTTCCTGAAGCACCCCCGGATGAGTCGAGTCCTTTCGTCTACGCTTATGCCACGCCAGAAACGAGTCACCATATAGAATCTGAACCTGCGCAAAAGGTTGCATTGAAGGCGAACATGTGGCTTGAGACCGTCATCTCATTGCTGCAACGGGAGTCTAACTGGGATCTCTACAGCTACGTTCTCACCCATCTTGCAAGCCAACTTCAGAATAAAGATCTCTTCAGCAACGCAGTTCCCCAAATCAAATTACTGCGCAGTATCCTTTGCGATCAGGTGAAAAATGACACGTTTCGTGAGCCTCCACCGTCAACAGGTGGAAAGAAGACCGACGTGGCTGGTTACATATTCGAATTTCTCTGCTCTTTAGTCAGCTATCATGAACACTTTGCCAaaagcgaagaagacgagcTTGTCCGTGCATTCATGATGGGTATCATTGGATCCTGGGGTGGCACGTCTCGCGGATGCATACATGCGCTCTCTGTCTGTTGCCATGAAATTCCCCTTTCGGTAACTAAGTCACTCAACGGAATCCTTGACAAGATGTCCAAAGTGATTACAATGTCCAATCTTGCTGTGCACATCTTGGAGTTTTTGGCTCTTCTTGCACGCCTTCCTGATGTCTATATCAACCTACGCGAGGAAGAGATCCGCACTGTCTTCGGCATCTGTATCCGATTCTTACAGACTTCCAGGGAGCAGCGATTCAAGGCTTCTGAGTCGCCCACCAGGAATGTTCAGGTTCCAACAAGACTTGGGAGTGGTGTCCGAGATACTATGGCTTCGCCCGCAGAGTCGTCTGATTCTTCACTCCAGGACGGGATGTCAAGATACATATATACTCTTACGTATCATGTCATGATCTTCTGGTTTCTTTCATTGAAATTGCAGGATCGAGCCAAACACGTGAATTGGATAACTAGCAGACTCATATATCGGGATGAACACGGTAGAGAGACAGTCGAAGAGCCAAGCCAGGTCTTCATCGACTTGATGCAGAGAGCGGCCTTTTCGGATTTGGGCGACACTATACCCTATCCGACCTTTCCCCCCACGCCTGAAGATGGACCTGCAGTGAAGAAGTCTTGGATTGTAGGTATGAGCATCGTGACTGTTGAGACGGCTGGAGTATCAGGCTTGACTCAGGTCACCAAGAGGCAAGCGTCAGGGACAACCTACGCAATGTTTCAGCAACGAACTGCACctgttcttcctcatcaagTCCCACCCACGCCAGATGCCCACTTACATTCTGACACCATGCGCACTGCTGTCCTTCCGAGCCATATCATGCTTCAGCTGACAACCACGGCTTTCCCGACACCTACGGTGATGCAACCAATTCCTCTTCCCGATGATGACATCACACGCCGAGCACTGAACACCTTTGACCGCAATGACATTGTGGATGGACACAAGATTGGCGTCATATACATCGACAACGGTCAGACCACTGAAGCAGAAATTCTGTCGAATACCAGCGGCAGCCCAGACTACGAATACTTTCTGTCAAAACTCGGAACTAAAGTACCGCTCCAGGGTGCTCGATTCAATACCCAAGGGTTGCATGCGGACTTTGATGGCCAATTCACTTATGCATGGCGTGACCGGGTTACGGAGATTGTCTACCATGTTCCGACCATGATGCCTACGAACTTTGATAACGATCCATCCTGCATCAACAAGAAACGCCACATAGGAAATGATTTCGTCAACATCGTGTTCAACCGGTCGAATACACCTTTCAACTTCAATACGATACCCTCTCAATTCAACTTTGTCAACATTGTTATCAACCCTGTGTGCCGTCTCACCAATGATCCCAATAGCGCGGAGTCGGGACGAACCGATTTTGAGAACATGTTTTACCAAGTGAAGGTGATGAGCAAGCCTGGGTTTCCAGAAATATCACCTGCTGCGGTGCCAAAGCTTATCTCCGGGAAGAACCTGGCCCCGTTCGTTCGGATTCTCGCTCTCAACGCGTCTGTTTTCTCGCTTGTCTGGCACAGCCAAGGAGGCGAGCACATTTCATCGTGGCGCAACAGACTGCGTGAGATCAAGAGACTTCGCGAGCGAGCGCTAGGAAACCAGGCTCAAAGTTCTGAGGCTGCCGAAGGGACTTATCCCGGTCAACGCCGCAACACCAAAGCCAACATATTCTCCGAAGAAGTACCCTCGCGCAACACCTCTGTCCGGACCGATTTTGCGACCGATTGGAACGCAGCTGCAGACACGAATATCCTGCAGAACTTGGACTTTTCGCGCTGGGGTCGTTGA